Genomic window (Streptomyces liliiviolaceus):
ATTCTTTGCTTCGTGAGGTCTTCTTCGGTCATGTCCGTGTCCAGACGTGATGAGGGATGCGGTGTCGCGAAGGCATGGGAGGGCTCAGGTCGGGGCGTAAGAGACGTGGGCGTCCCAAGCAGCGCTTTGGCGCTTACTGGCCGACAGGGTGAGGGCTGCTGCGCCGGGCGGCCTCTGCCCGGTGGAGAATCTCCCCACGACGTTTGAGGAAGGACGCCTCGGCCAGCGGGACGCGGTGCGTGCGCTCGGGCTTGCCCTCCCCTTGGGAGACCTTCCTTCCCACGAACGCTTCAACCGGCACCGCCTGCAGAAGACGGTCCGCGACCTCCCAGCTGCGCCGCCACGCCAGCTGCTCCCAGGCGAGCTGTCCGGCCTCGATCCGTTCCAGGTCCTGCACACCGCGCATCCCGGCCAGCAACTGCCGAACCAGCGGGTCCAGGGCGTGCAGGACGAGTTCGCCGGGGCGCTGTCCCTTGTCCCAGGGGATGGGTTCGGCGCCCAGAGCCCGCCGCAGATCAGCCGAGAGGTGATTGACGGCCGTGGCCAACTGCTCTGCCTGTTCCGCCACTTCGAGCAGGGCGGAGCGGACGTCACTGTCCGCGTCGAGTGCGGCCAGCGGAAGGGGCAGCGCGTCGAACATCACGTCGTCGATGACGGCCGACTGGTTGCCGTACGCCATCCCGACAAGTTCCACGCGCAACGGGTACGCCTCCCCGAGATCGGGCGCCAGGGCACCGGCCTGGTCCAAGAGCCTGCTGGTGGCGAACCCGCTCGTTTTCTCTCCTGCTTCTCGAAACTGCCGTTCGGGCGCGAGGAGCGCGTCCAGCCCGCGCCACGCAGCCTTGCCTGGCTGAAGGCGCAACGGGCGGCGCGGCGCCGCGGCGGCGCCCTTGTTCTTGCTCGTGCTGCGGCTACCGGTGGGCTCCAGGCGCCACATGGTGTGCGGTTCGATCTCCGGCGCGTGCGGCATCCGGTCTCCCGCGGCGACCAGTACGCGCGCCACCCGCAGCCCTTCACCGCTGTTTTTCGGGACGAGCCGGATACGGCGGGATTGCCAGGTCCACAGGTCCAAGAGCCCATCGGGGACCCGCTCCTGCCACCGGGGAGTGCCTGCCGATCGAGGATCTGTGGGCTCACGCCTCCTCCACTGCGGCAGGTCGGCGGAGGTGGGCGGCG
Coding sequences:
- the casA gene encoding type I-E CRISPR-associated protein Cse1/CasA, with the translated sequence MTDGFFLTDDPWLLLPPAAGGVAQERSLRTALLEAHEFGDLVVQLPTQRPAVLRQVLLPVILDALGRPADEREWVSWFSTGRWSPEQRSRLEAYLDTHRERFDLFDPVQPFGQVGGLRSAKDETKNAALIVATAATGNNVPLFASRTEGDLFSLTPAQAAHWLLHTQCWDTAAIKTGAVGDPKAKAGKTTGNPTGPLGQMGVTLLAGATLFETLLLNLPVGAPPTSADLPQWRRREPTDPRSAGTPRWQERVPDGLLDLWTWQSRRIRLVPKNSGEGLRVARVLVAAGDRMPHAPEIEPHTMWRLEPTGSRSTSKNKGAAAAPRRPLRLQPGKAAWRGLDALLAPERQFREAGEKTSGFATSRLLDQAGALAPDLGEAYPLRVELVGMAYGNQSAVIDDVMFDALPLPLAALDADSDVRSALLEVAEQAEQLATAVNHLSADLRRALGAEPIPWDKGQRPGELVLHALDPLVRQLLAGMRGVQDLERIEAGQLAWEQLAWRRSWEVADRLLQAVPVEAFVGRKVSQGEGKPERTHRVPLAEASFLKRRGEILHRAEAARRSSPHPVGQ